The nucleotide window ATGGACGTACTGCGTTCATTTCAGGGTGTGCAGAACCGTTTGTCCACAGCCTGAGGGTGCCTGTAGCCAAAATGCGTCAGCGACCGAACAATCGGTAGGTGAGACGCGTCACAACCGTGCCGCGTCCCAGAAGCCACTCCCACGAGGAGGTGCCGTATGACGGTCATGGAGCAGCGGGGCGCGTACCACCCGACACCGCCGCCCGCCTGGCAGCCCCGCACGGACCCCGCGCCGCTGCTGCCCGACGCCCTGCCGTACCGCGTGCTCGGCACCGACGCGGCGGCCGGCGCCGACCCCGCGCTGCTGCGCCGGCTCTACGCGGAGCTGGTGCGCGGTCGCAGGTACAACGCGCAGGCCACGGCCCTGACCAAGCAGGGCAGGCTCGCCGTCTACCCCTCCAGCACCGGCCAGGAGGCCTGCGAGGTCGCTGCCGCGCTCGTCCTCGAGGAGCGCGACTGGCTGTTCCCCAGCTACCGCGACACGCTCGCCGCCGTCGCCCGCGGCCTCGACCCCGTGCAGGCGCTCACGCTGCTGCGCGGCGACTGGCACACCGGCTACGACCCCCACGAACACCGCATCGCGCCCCTCTGCACACCCCTCGCGACCCAGCTGCCGCACGCCGTGGGCCTCGCGCACGCCGCCCGCCTCAAGGGCGACGACGTGGTCGCGCTCGCCATGGTCGGCGACGGCGGCACCAGCGAGGGCGACTTCCACGAGGCGCTCAACTTCGCCGCCGTCTGGCAGGCACCGGTCGTCTTCCTCGTCCAGAACAACGGCTTCGCGATCTCCGTACCGCTCGCCAAGCAGACCGCCGCCCCGTCGCTCGCCCACAAGGCCGTCGGCTACGGGATGCCGGGCCGGCTGGTCGACGGCAACGACGCGGCGGCCGTGCACCAGGTGCTGAGCGAGGCCGTGGCCCACGCGCGCGCGGGCGGCGGTCCCACGCTGATCGAGGCGGTCACGTACCGCATCGACGCCCACACCAACGCCGACGACGCGACCCGCTACCGCGGCGACTCCGAGGTCGAGACCTGGCGGGCGCACGACCCGATCGCGCTCCTGGAGCACGAGCTGACCGAGCGGGGCCTCATCGACGAGGACG belongs to Streptomyces graminofaciens and includes:
- the pdhA gene encoding pyruvate dehydrogenase (acetyl-transferring) E1 component subunit alpha gives rise to the protein MTVMEQRGAYHPTPPPAWQPRTDPAPLLPDALPYRVLGTDAAAGADPALLRRLYAELVRGRRYNAQATALTKQGRLAVYPSSTGQEACEVAAALVLEERDWLFPSYRDTLAAVARGLDPVQALTLLRGDWHTGYDPHEHRIAPLCTPLATQLPHAVGLAHAARLKGDDVVALAMVGDGGTSEGDFHEALNFAAVWQAPVVFLVQNNGFAISVPLAKQTAAPSLAHKAVGYGMPGRLVDGNDAAAVHQVLSEAVAHARAGGGPTLIEAVTYRIDAHTNADDATRYRGDSEVETWRAHDPIALLEHELTERGLIDEDGIQAARDAAEVMAAELREHMNQDPVLDPMDLFAHVYAEPTPQLREQEALLRAELAAEQEGAH